One genomic segment of Streptomyces liangshanensis includes these proteins:
- a CDS encoding FG-GAP-like repeat-containing protein: MSSHRFHLSAATVAAVVIAVTGAAPAVSYAADTSAGARALDAPASTRADFDGDGYPDVAIAAPGGTVNGQAGAGYIAVVYGMADGPDGVKRQIISQDRYAIPGTSEAGDGFGGNLTAADLDGDGYTDLIVGTPGEDIGSTPDAGLHTVLWGGVGGLATAANVGQGRSETRAGDFDGDGHLDLATADGMKYGPISREGVAARTGPLADVNVPVNVMESGDVDGDGRTDLVVGTGSADQVGLRLLKGTANGLVAGDLVAAPDTVSAESVALGDIDGDGRQDVVFGRPTAAGGGLVGVVRGTATGLAPRATLIGQDTADVPGTGESGDRFGTDVSVGDVTGDGYADVVAGVPGEDLGELTDAGNFTVLRGSAAGLTGAGSQSFSQDTAGVPGAAENGDRFGTRTAVVGRYVAVGAPAENTGNGSVWVLPGTAAGLTGTGSVTFGPGTLAAPVTGARFGAAFHR, from the coding sequence TTGTCCTCCCATAGATTCCACCTGTCCGCCGCCACTGTCGCCGCCGTGGTCATCGCCGTGACGGGCGCCGCCCCCGCGGTGTCCTACGCCGCGGACACCTCCGCCGGCGCCCGGGCCCTCGACGCCCCCGCGTCCACGCGGGCCGACTTCGACGGTGACGGATACCCCGACGTGGCGATCGCCGCCCCGGGCGGCACCGTCAACGGCCAGGCCGGCGCCGGGTACATAGCCGTGGTCTACGGCATGGCCGACGGCCCCGACGGCGTCAAGCGCCAGATCATCAGCCAGGACCGGTACGCGATCCCCGGCACCTCGGAGGCCGGCGACGGCTTCGGCGGCAACCTCACCGCCGCCGACCTGGACGGGGACGGGTACACCGACCTGATCGTGGGCACCCCCGGCGAGGACATCGGCAGCACGCCGGACGCCGGGCTGCACACCGTCCTGTGGGGAGGCGTCGGCGGACTCGCCACCGCCGCGAACGTCGGCCAGGGCCGGTCGGAGACCCGCGCCGGGGACTTCGACGGGGACGGGCACCTGGACCTCGCGACCGCCGACGGGATGAAGTACGGGCCGATCAGCCGCGAAGGTGTCGCGGCCCGCACCGGACCCCTCGCCGACGTGAACGTCCCCGTGAACGTCATGGAATCCGGCGACGTCGACGGCGACGGCAGGACCGACCTCGTGGTCGGCACCGGCTCCGCGGACCAGGTCGGTCTCCGCCTGCTCAAGGGCACCGCGAACGGCCTGGTCGCGGGGGACCTCGTCGCCGCGCCCGACACCGTGTCCGCGGAGAGCGTCGCCCTCGGCGACATCGACGGTGACGGCCGGCAGGACGTCGTCTTCGGCCGCCCCACCGCCGCCGGCGGCGGACTGGTGGGCGTGGTGCGGGGCACCGCCACCGGGCTCGCCCCGCGCGCCACCCTCATCGGCCAGGACACTGCCGACGTCCCCGGCACGGGGGAGAGCGGTGACCGCTTCGGGACCGACGTCTCCGTCGGAGACGTCACCGGTGACGGTTACGCGGACGTCGTCGCCGGTGTCCCCGGCGAAGACCTGGGTGAGCTGACCGACGCGGGCAACTTCACCGTGCTCCGGGGCAGCGCGGCCGGCCTCACCGGAGCCGGATCCCAGTCGTTCAGCCAGGACACGGCCGGCGTGCCGGGCGCGGCGGAGAACGGTGACCGGTTCGGGACCCGTACCGCCGTCGTCGGACGGTACGTCGCGGTCGGGGCGCCCGCCGAGAACACCGGCAACGGGTCCGTGTGGGTCCTCCCCGGCACCGCCGCGGGGCTCACCGGGACCGGCTCGGTGACCTTCGGTCCTGGCACGCTCGCCGCGCCCGTGACCGGCGCGCGCTTCGGAGCCGCCTTCCACCGCTGA